From the genome of Rathayibacter sp. VKM Ac-2804:
ACGAGGCGAGCAGGGAGGCGAGGGCCGCCGAGCCGCCGGCGGCGGCGCCGAGACGGAGCAGCCCGCGGCGGGAGAGCGCGGGGGAGAGGGGAGGCATGGAGGTGCTCCTTCGGAGAGGGGGAGGGATGGGCCGGCGGGCGCGCCGGAGGCACCGCGCGGAGGCGGCTCGTGCTGACCGCACGGACGGCGGTGGGAAGGGACGGGTCGAGGGAGAAGGGGAGCCGAGGGACCGGGAGCCCGGACGGGGGAGCTACCGGACGGGGACGGGCGACGCGGGCGCCAGCGCCGCGCGCTCGGGGTTCGCGGGCCCGCTGGAGGCTCGAACGATGAGCTGGGCGGGGACGGAGCGGTGCCGGTCGGTGGGCGCATGGCCGTCGAGGGTGCGGATCATCCGGTGCATCGCGATGCGCGTGACCTCGGCGAAGTCCTGCTTGACCGTGGTGAGCGGCCGGTGCAGGAACTCCGAGAGCGGATCGTCGTCGAAGCCGACGACGCTGAGGTCCTCGGGGATGCGCAGGCCGGCGGCCTCAGCGGCGTGGATCGCCCCGACGGCCATCTGGTCGTTGGCGGCGAAGACGGCGGTGACGTCCCGGCGGTGCAGGATCGACGCCATCGCCTCGGCGCCGGACCGGGGGGTCCAGTCGCCGCTCAGCACCGGCGGCTCGGCGGCGTCGGCGTCGGCGAGGGCGGCGCGCCAGCCGTCGATGCGGCGGCGGGTGGCCGACCAGGTGCTGGCGCCGGCGATGTGCCAGACCGTCTCGTGGCCGAGGGCGAGCAGATGCTCGGTGGCGCTGCGGGCGGCGCCGGCCTCGTCGGTGCCCACGACGAGCTCCTCGGGGCGGTGCGCCTCGCTCGGGTGGTCGAAGCTGAGCACCGTGACGTCGGCCGGGATGCGCAAGCGCGGGTGCCCGAAGTCGACGGGCTCCGAGAGGATGATGCCGTCGACGCCCTGGTCGACGAGCGCGTCGACCGCCTCCTGCAGCTCCGCGCCGCTGTTCTCCACCGTGCGGACCACGCTGAGCGAGTAGCCGGCGGCGCGGGAGGCCTGCTCGACGCCGTCGAGGATCGCGGACGGGCCGTAGAGCGACGTGCCCATCGTGACCATGCCGATCCGGCGGCTGCGCTGGGTGACCAAGGCCCGGGCGGCGGCATTCGGCCGGAAGCCGAGCGCGCGGATCGCGGCGGTGACGCGGTCGCCGATCTCGGGGGAGACGTGCGCCTCGCCGTTGACCACCCGCGAGACGGTCTTCTGGCTCACGCCGGCGGCGCGGGCGACATCGGCCATGGAGACCCGACGACCGCGGTCGTCCGGCTGCGGCACGGCCTTCGATGCGTCCACGCCGCAGCTCCTTCGCTCGTCCTCTGCCGAGGAGTTGACAGCGCAGTCAACAGCGCCGTGCGACGAGTACAACACGGATTGACTGCGCAGTCAATCGCGGCGGTCCCTCCGGCGTTCGCCGACCAGCGCGGATGGAGACGGCAGGTCTCGATACGCCCCTGCGGGGCTGCTCGACCAGCATGCGAGGGGCGGGTCGTCTCATGCTGATCGAGCAGCCCGCGCAGCGGGCGTATCGAGATCCACCGGCGTCGGAAGGCGGGTCTGCGGGCCGATCTCGCGGGTCAGCCGCCGAGGGTCACGCGGAGGATCTTCTCGCCGCTGTTGTTCGGGATGCTGTCCTTGTCGCCGGTGTTGGAGGTCGTCATCCAGAGGCCGCCCTGGCCGTCGGGCTCGACGGTGCGCAGGCGGCCGTAGGTGCCGACGAAGGCGGAGGTCGGGGTGGCCAGCGCGTCGCCGGTGATCGGCGCGCGGTAGAGGCGGGTGCCGCGGAGGCAGGCGATGTAGACGACGTCGCGGACGACCGTCAGGCCGGAGCAGGAGCCCGCGGAGGTCGGGTAGGTCTGCTTCGGAGCGAGGAAGCCGGCGGTGCCGCAGCTGCCGGAGGTCCCCTCGCAGGCGGGCCAGCCGTAGTTGCCGCCGCGGACGATCAGGTTCGTCTCGTCCATGATGCCGTTGCCGAACTCCTGCTCCCAGAGGCGGCCCTGCGAGTCGAAGGCGAGCCCCTGCGGGTTGCGGTGCCCGTAGCTCCAGACGGCGTTGCCGAACGGGTTGTCGGCGGGGATCGAGCCGTCGGCGTTGATCCGCAGGATCTTGCCGCTGAGGGAGTTCAGGTTCTGCGCGGTGGCGGTGTTCTGGCCGTCGCCCGTGCTCACGTAGAGCTTGCCGTCGGGGCCGAAGCGCAGGCGTCCGCCGTTGTGGTACTTGTTCCGCAGGATCCCGGAGGCGAGGACCTGCACGGTGCTCGTGTCGAGGCGGTCGCCGACGAGCTTGAGTCGGATCACCCGGTTGTCGGTGGGGGAGGTGTGCATCACGTACAGCCACTGGTCGGTGGCGAAGGTCGGCGACACCGCGATGCCCAGCAGACCGCCCTCGCCGTCCGTGCTCTGCACGTTCGGCACGGTCCCGAGGCTCGTCTTCACGCCCGTCGTGGGATTGAGTCGGACGATGTCCTGCGCGTCGCGGCGCGAGTAGAGCACGGTCCCGTCGGGGACGGTGGTCAGCCCCCAGGGAATGTCGGTGTCGGTGGCGGTCTGGGTGACGGTGCAGAACGCGGTGCTGCAGGCCCCGCCCGTGGTCACCGCGGCGGCGGCGCTGCGGGCGGAGGTGTTGCCCTGGGCGTCGACGGCCGCGACCGTGTAGGAGTAGGCGGTGTTGGCCGCGAGGCCGCTCTCGGTGAAGGTCGTGACGGGCGCCGTCGTGCCGCTGCCGGCGACCGTCCCGACCTGCGTGGAGCCGCGGAAGACGGTGTAGCTGCGCACCCCGACGTCGTCGGTGCTCGCGGTCCAGGTGAGGGTGACGGCGGTGCCGACCGCCCGCGCGGTGAGCCCGGTCGGGCTCGTCGGCGCCTGCGTGTCGGTGCTGCACTGCGGGATGGTGACGGCGACGGTGGCGCTCGCCTGCGAGACGTTGCCGGCGGCGTCGCGGGCGTTCACGTAGAGCCCCCACTGCGCACCCGGCACCACGTCGAGGCCGGTCGACAGGACGTTCCCGGCGACGGACTTCATGAACTGGCCGTCGTGATAGACGTCGTAGCCCGCCACTCCGACGGCGTCCGTGGACGCGTTCCAGGAGAAGGTCGCCGTGCGGCAGGCGAGGTTCGTCACCCGAGGGCTCCCCGGCGCGGAGGGGGCGGTGCTGTCCGCGACGACCGCGGTGGTCCGCCACTTCTGCCAGTCGCCGCCGGCGCAGGCCGCGATCTGCACGGACGAGCGGTTGGCCGTCTTCCGGTCCTTGACGCTCAGGCAGAGGCCCGAGGCGACGGCGCGGATCGTGCCGTCGCTCTCGATCCGCCAGCGCTGCCCGTCCCCGCCGACGCAGTCCGAGATCTGCACGTCGGCGCCGGCCGTCGTCGAGCGGTTGCGCACCTCCAGGCACTTCGCGCCGCCGTAGACGGTGATCTCGCCGGTCGTGGCGATCGTCCACTTCTGGTTGGCGCCGCTGTTGCAGTCGTAGAGGACCACGATCGTCCGGTTCGCGGTCGACCCGTTCGGCACGTCCAGGCAGCGCTTCGACGCGACCCCGGTGATCGGGCCGACGACCGGTGCCGCTGCTGCCGCCGCCTGCGCCGGAGCGGGCGCCGCGTGGGCGGGAGCCCCGGAGACGATGAGCGCGGCGGCCAGCACGGCGACGGCGAGACTGCGGGGGACGGCGAAACGGCGACCAGTGAAACGCATCAGCGGGTTCCTCTACGGGCGGAGCGACCGGGCGCCTGCACGACTCGCCCTGTGCCGACCCTGGCACTCGGGGCGACCCGCGACAACCAGTCCCGGCTGTCATCTCGCGCCAGATCTGGCGGTTCGAGCGGGGGCGCGACGCCGATACGGCCACGCCAACGCGGACTGCAGGCTCGCTCCTCGCATGCTCGGACGCGACTCGCC
Proteins encoded in this window:
- a CDS encoding LacI family DNA-binding transcriptional regulator encodes the protein MDASKAVPQPDDRGRRVSMADVARAAGVSQKTVSRVVNGEAHVSPEIGDRVTAAIRALGFRPNAAARALVTQRSRRIGMVTMGTSLYGPSAILDGVEQASRAAGYSLSVVRTVENSGAELQEAVDALVDQGVDGIILSEPVDFGHPRLRIPADVTVLSFDHPSEAHRPEELVVGTDEAGAARSATEHLLALGHETVWHIAGASTWSATRRRIDGWRAALADADAAEPPVLSGDWTPRSGAEAMASILHRRDVTAVFAANDQMAVGAIHAAEAAGLRIPEDLSVVGFDDDPLSEFLHRPLTTVKQDFAEVTRIAMHRMIRTLDGHAPTDRHRSVPAQLIVRASSGPANPERAALAPASPVPVR
- a CDS encoding PQQ-dependent sugar dehydrogenase encodes the protein MRFTGRRFAVPRSLAVAVLAAALIVSGAPAHAAPAPAQAAAAAAPVVGPITGVASKRCLDVPNGSTANRTIVVLYDCNSGANQKWTIATTGEITVYGGAKCLEVRNRSTTAGADVQISDCVGGDGQRWRIESDGTIRAVASGLCLSVKDRKTANRSSVQIAACAGGDWQKWRTTAVVADSTAPSAPGSPRVTNLACRTATFSWNASTDAVGVAGYDVYHDGQFMKSVAGNVLSTGLDVVPGAQWGLYVNARDAAGNVSQASATVAVTIPQCSTDTQAPTSPTGLTARAVGTAVTLTWTASTDDVGVRSYTVFRGSTQVGTVAGSGTTAPVTTFTESGLAANTAYSYTVAAVDAQGNTSARSAAAAVTTGGACSTAFCTVTQTATDTDIPWGLTTVPDGTVLYSRRDAQDIVRLNPTTGVKTSLGTVPNVQSTDGEGGLLGIAVSPTFATDQWLYVMHTSPTDNRVIRLKLVGDRLDTSTVQVLASGILRNKYHNGGRLRFGPDGKLYVSTGDGQNTATAQNLNSLSGKILRINADGSIPADNPFGNAVWSYGHRNPQGLAFDSQGRLWEQEFGNGIMDETNLIVRGGNYGWPACEGTSGSCGTAGFLAPKQTYPTSAGSCSGLTVVRDVVYIACLRGTRLYRAPITGDALATPTSAFVGTYGRLRTVEPDGQGGLWMTTSNTGDKDSIPNNSGEKILRVTLGG